The following proteins are co-located in the Camelina sativa cultivar DH55 chromosome 12, Cs, whole genome shotgun sequence genome:
- the LOC104730640 gene encoding uncharacterized protein LOC104730640, with translation MEVPKTSLLMIISVVALCFLHVKAWHGQTYCGGNAAPRCQLQYIDCPEECPTTMNPNSQNKICWVDCFKPLCMAECRSVKPNCESSGAICLDPRFIGGDGIVFYFHGKSNEHFSLVSDPDVQITARFTGHRPAGRTRDFTWIQALGFLFNSHKFSLETTKVATWDSNLDHLKFFIDGQDLVIPQETLSTWYSSDKDIKIERLTQKNSVIVTIKDKAEIMVNVVPVTKEDDRIHNYKLPVDDCFVHLEVQFKFINLSPKVDGILGRTYRPDFKNPAKPGVAMPVVGGEDSFRTSSLLSHDCKTCLFSEDPVVASGFVKPKNTYTLLDCSRGASSGYGIVCRK, from the exons atggaggttccaaaaacCTCATTGCTAATGATAATTTCTGTGGTAGCTTTATGTTTCTTGCATGTCAAGGCTTGGCATGGTCAGACATACTGTGGTGGCAATGCGGCTCCCCGATGTCAGCTCCAATACATCGACTGCCCTGAAGAGTGCCCGACCACCATGAACCCCAactctcaaaacaaaatttgttggGTTGACTGCTTTAAACCCCTTTGCATGGCAGAGTGTCGCT CGGTAAAACCCAACTGTGAATCCTCTGGAGCGATCTGCCTAGATCCAAGGTTCATAGGTGGTGATGGAATTGTGTTCTACTTCCATGGAAAGAGTAATGAGCATTTTAGCCTTGTCTCGGACCCTGACGTTCAGATCACTGCTAGGTTTACTGGTCATAGACCCGCTGGCCGTACTAGAGATTTCACATGGATCCAAGCACTCGGCTTCCTGTTCAACTCCCACAAATTCTCCCTTGAGACCACCAAAGTCGCCACTTGGGACAGCAACCTCGATCACCTCAAGTTCTTTATCGATGGCCAAGATTTGGTTATCCCTCAAGAAACTCTATCCACTTG GTACTCATCCGACAAAGACATCAAGATTGAAAGGTTGACACAAAAGAACAGTGTGATCGTGACGATTAAAGACAAAGCTGAGATCATGGTCAACGTGGTTCCTGTGACCAAAGAAGACGATAGAATACACAACTACAAATTACCTGTAGATGACTGTTTTGTCCATCTCGAGGTCCAGTTCAAGTTCATTAATCTGTCCCCAAAAGTTGATGGAATCTTGGGACGCACTTACAGGCCCGATTTCAAGAATCCGGCTAAACCAGGAGTCGCAATGCCAGTGGTGGGAGGTGAGGATAGCTTCAGGACATCATCTCTGCTCTCTCATGATTGCAAAACTTGTTTGTTCTCTGAAGATCCGGTCGTTGCGAGTGGCTTTGTCAAGCCAAAAAATACATACACATTGCTAGATTGCAGCCGTGGCGCGTCTTCCGGTTACGGAATCGTCTGCAGGAAGTAG
- the LOC104730641 gene encoding uncharacterized protein LOC104730641 isoform X2, with protein MASIPQIILCTNISIHDGFNKEPRIRLQSKGRSFVPSLLQNNKLGLRVSLIEHRQRRRQLMGLENIGFLASEKALSRQRREVKVRCNKGLGFNGGDNNGNGRILGNLALAIGLTYLSMTGQLGWILDAIVSVWLVVVIVPILGLGAFLWWAQRDIVQSNCPNCGNEFQIFKSAMDDEVQLCPFCTQPFSVVDDKFVKEPVKFSNQTTAFGQDLNGFSSAPKKGKGFSTAIVDIEAEVTDAD; from the exons ATGGCTTCGATTCCACAGATCATCCTGTGTACCAACATCTCCATACACGATGGTTTCAACAAGGAACCCAGAATTAGACTCCAGTCCAAAGGACGAAGCTTTGTTCCTTCTCTGCTTCAGAACAACAAGTTGGGATTAAGAGTTTCCTTGATTGAGCATAGACAGAGACGGCGGCAATTGATGG GTCTGGAAAATATTGGATTTTTAGCTAGTGAGAAAGCTCTTAGCCGGCAAAGACGGGAGGTTAAGGTTAGATGTAacaagggtttagggtttaatggTGGAGATAACAACGGAAACGGGAGGATACTTGGGAATCTTGCTTTGGCTATTGGGTTGACATATCTCTCTATGACTGGTCAGCTTGGTTGGATTCTGGACGCTATTGTCTCTGTTTGG CTGGTTGTGGTGATTGTTCCAATTTTGGGGTTGGGAGCTTTTCTGTGGTGGGCACAACGAGATATTGTTCAGAGCAAT TGTCCGAATTGTGGAAACGAGTTTCAGATATTCAA GTCAGCGATGGATGATGAAGTACAGCTTTGTCCTTTCTGCACTCAGCCATTCTCGG TGGTGGATGATAAGTTTGTTAAGGAACCAGTGAAATTCTCCAACCAAACTACTGCGTTTGGACAAGACCTAAATGGGTTTTCTTCTGCACCTAAGAAAG GAAAGGGTTTCTCAACAGCGATTGTAGACATAGAAGCAGAAGTAACAGATGCAGACTGA
- the LOC104730641 gene encoding uncharacterized protein LOC104730641 isoform X1 codes for MASIPQIILCTNISIHDGFNKEPRIRLQSKGRSFVPSLLQNNKLGLRVSLIEHRQRRRRLMGLENIGFLASEKALSRQRREVKVRCNKGLGFNGGDNNGNGRILGNLALAIGLTYLSMTGQLGWILDAIVSVWLVVVIVPILGLGAFLWWAQRDIVQSNCPNCGNEFQIFKSAMDDEVQLCPFCTQPFSVVDDKFVKEPVKFSNQTTAFGQDLNGFSSAPKKGKGFSTAIVDIEAEVTDAD; via the exons ATGGCTTCGATTCCACAGATCATCCTGTGTACCAACATCTCCATACACGATGGTTTCAACAAGGAACCCAGAATTAGACTCCAGTCCAAAGGACGAAGCTTTGTTCCTTCTCTGCTTCAGAACAACAAGTTGGGATTAAGAGTTTCCTTGATTGAGCATAGACAGAGACGGCGGCGATTGATGGGTCTGGAAAATATTGGATTTTTAGCTAGTGAGAAAGCTCTTAGCCGGCAAAGACGGGAGGTTAAGGTTAGATGTAacaagggtttagggtttaatggTGGAGATAACAACGGAAACGGGAGGATACTTGGGAATCTTGCTTTGGCTATTGGGTTGACATATCTCTCTATGACTGGTCAGCTTGGTTGGATTCTGGACGCTATTGTCTCTGTTTGG CTGGTTGTGGTGATTGTTCCAATTTTGGGGTTGGGAGCTTTTCTGTGGTGGGCACAACGAGATATTGTTCAGAGCAAT TGTCCGAATTGTGGAAACGAGTTTCAGATATTCAA GTCAGCGATGGATGATGAAGTACAGCTTTGTCCTTTCTGCACTCAGCCATTCTCGG TGGTGGATGATAAGTTTGTTAAGGAACCAGTGAAATTCTCCAACCAAACTACTGCGTTTGGACAAGACCTAAATGGGTTTTCTTCTGCACCTAAGAAAG GAAAGGGTTTCTCAACAGCGATTGTAGACATAGAAGCAGAAGTAACAGATGCAGACTGA
- the LOC104730642 gene encoding uncharacterized protein LOC104730642, whose amino-acid sequence MTKKRNRKKNMEEDASVDNSESKSFFQAPPQAMDTTETGDSRLAARSRTLTSTRKGKPMKRTKKAGIMNAAVSIAMDTTETGDSKLAPPSCNLTSKRKGIPMKRTKNVRKMKAQGKAIALSEKYEEKATKDQTKTLRTLSAKKLYE is encoded by the exons ATGACGAAGAAGAGGAACAGGAAGAAGAACATGGAAGAAGACGCTTCCGTGGACAATTCCGAATCTAAGAGTTTCTTCCAAGCTCCTCCTCAAG CTATGGACACTACGGAGACAGGAGATTCGAGATTAGCTGCTCGTTCTCGTACCTT GACAAGCACAAGGAAAGGAAAACCGATGAAGAGAACCAAGAAGGCAGGGATAATGAATGCTGCTGTGTCTATAG CCATGGATACTACGGAGACTGGAGACTCGAAACTAGCTCCCCCTTCTTGTAACCT gacAAGCAAGAGGAAAGGAATACCGATGAAGAGAACGAAGAATGTAAGGAAGATGAAAGCCCAGGGTAAAGCTATAGCGTTGAGCGAGAAGTATGAAGAGAAAGCTACAAAGGACCAAACCAAAACTCTCAGAACTCTTTCGGCCAAGAAATTGTACGAGTGA
- the LOC104730644 gene encoding myosin-4-like gives MTKNSVKETLESLRQHGACVSFKDKSSSLSSLPSLSTSRAQMVSNRQSLPANFRNAIAQMSPAKNPHDLENVEYFFREKLRVWCRVGNGQWHLGKIQSTSVDDVCVLLSNTDEVVNVSMEEIFPANPDILEGVEDLIQLSYLNEPSVLYNLRVRYSQDLIYSKAGPVLIAVNPFKNVQIYGEEFLSMYQNKALDAPHVYAVADAAFDEMMREEKNQSIIISGESGAGKTETAKYAMQYLEALGGGSFGVGNEFLKTSCILEAFGNAKTLRNDNSSRFGKLMEIHFSAKGKICGAKLETFLLEKSRVIQLCNGERSYHIFYELCAGAPQILKERLKLKAATSEYNYLNQSKCLTIDRIDDAQKFHKLMEAFDIVQIPQEYQERAFSLLAAVLWLGNVSFKVIDNENYVEVVADEAVTNVAMLMGCNSKELMVVLSTCKLQAGRDCIAKRLTLQQATEMRDSLAKTIYASLFNWLVEQINISLEVGNSRTGRSISILDIYGFESFKNNSFEQFCINYANERLQQHFNRHLFKLEQEEYEGDGIDWTKVEFKDNQECLNLIEKKPIGLVSLLDEESNFPKATDTTFANKLNHHLRANSCFKGGRGQGFRVCHYAGEVLYDTNGFLEKNRDPLHVDLIQLLSSSKCQLLNLFSTKMQHKSKSATISDSMNQSVITKFKGQLFKLMNKLEDTTPHFIRCIKPNSKQLPGLYDENHVLQQLRCCGVLEIVRISRSGYPTRLTHQELAVRYGFILLATKFSQDPLNTSTAILKQYNLPPEMYQVGYRKIYLRTGLIGVLEERKKYVLCGILGLQKKFRGYKTREYYHNMKNAAVMLQSYIRGEHARRNYIVVGGSAIVPPATIEELDAVIHLQYVVRKWLARKHLNSIKQKKKSCNEKKRPRRKLTRRNSKDKDLILQQFQVQPWAFADLQSRVQKVEAAIMQKEDENTALQEELQRFEERWLENETKMKSMEEIWQKHMSSMQVSLAAACKILASNKTASHGNDSEDTMSFGTPTKELKDSLSDANNLSTESDQRSVIINEDAKSLVEVGLEPDSSSNRTQHAEELRRLKLRFEKWKKDYKARLSETKTRLRLNGVERRRRKWWCKKSC, from the exons ATGACGAAAAATTCGGTTAAGGAAACGTTGGAGTCTCTCCGCCAGCACGGTGCGTGCGTGAGTTTCAAGGATAAGTCGTCGTCGTTGTCGTCGCTTCCGTCTCTGTCTACTTCAAGGGCACAAATGGTGTCGAATCGTCAATCGCTTCCGGCGAACTTCCGCAATGCAATTGCTCAGATGAGTCCAGCTAAGAACCCGCATGATCTCGAGAACGTTGAGTATTTCTTCCGAGAG AAACTTCGTGTTTGGTGTCGGGTTGGTAATGGGCAATGGCACTTGGGGAAGATACAATCTACTTCTGTTGatgatgtgtgtgttttgttgtcCAATACCGACGAG GTTGTGAATGTATCAATGGAAGAGATTTTTCCTGCTAATCCAGATATTTTGGAGGGAGTTGAAGACCTTATACAGCTTAGTTATTTGAATGAACCATCTGTTCTTTACAACCTAAGGGTCAGATATTCACAAGACTTGATTTAT agtaaagCAGGGCCGGTTTTGATTGCAGTAAATCCATTTAAGAATGTCCAGATCTATGGAGAAGAATTTCTGTCAATGTATCAGAATAAGGCTTTGGATGCTCCTCATGTTTATGCAGTGGCAGATGCAGCTTTTGATGAGATGATGAGAG AGGAGAAGAACCAATCTATTATCATAAG TGGAGAAAGTGGAGCTGGGAAAACTGAGACAGCAAAATATGCAATGCAGTACTTGGAAGCTCTTGGTGGAGGTAGCTTTGGGGTGGGAAATGAATTCCTAAAGACAAGTTGTATACTTGAAGCTTTTGGGAATGCTAAAACATTAAGAAATGACAACTCTAGCCGATTT GGAAAACTGATGGAGATTCATTTTAGTGCAAAGGGAAAGATATGCGGAGCTAAACTTGAAACTT TTCTCCTAGAAAag TCAAGAGTAATTCAGCTGTGCAATGGCGAGAGATCATACCATATCTTTTATGAATTGTGTGCAGGAGCTCCACAAATTCTTAAAG AGAGATTGAAGCTTAAAGCAGCAA CAAGTGAATACAATTATTTGAACCAGAGCAAATGCTTGACCATTGATCGCATTGATGATGCACAAAAGTTTCACAAACTGATG GAAGCTTTCGACATTGTTCAAATTCCTCAAGAATACCAAGAACGTGCATTTTCTCTGCTTGCAGCTGTGTTATGGTTAGGAAATGTTTCTTTTAAAGTGATTGACAATGAAAACTATGTGGAAGTCGTAGCAGATGAAG CTGTCACTAATGTAGCTATGTTAATGGGCTGCAATTCAAAAGAGCTTATGGTGGTTTTGTCTACATGCAAGCTCCAAGCTGGTAGAGATTGCATTGCTAAAAGACTGACACTGCAACAG GCAACTGAGATGAGGGATTCTCTAGCGAAAACCATCTATGCGAGCCTATTCAACTGGCTTGTTGAGCAAATAAACATTTCACTGGAAGTTGGTAACTCACGTACAGGAAGATCTATTAGTATCCTTGATATATATGGGTTTGAATCATTTAAG AATAATAGTTTCGAACAATTTTGCATAAACTATGCAAACGAAAGACTGCAGCAACATTTCAACCGACATCTATTTAAACTTGAACAAGAG GAATATGAAGGGGATGGAATTGATTGGACTAAGGTCGAATTCAAAGACAATCAAGAGTGTCTAAACCTGATCGAGAAG AAACCCATTGGTTTGGTATCGCTACTAGATGAAGAATCAAATTTTCCGAAGGCGACTGATACAACGTTTGCCAACAAGCTCAATCACCATCTGAGGGCTAACTCTTGTTTCAAGGGAGGGAGAGGTCAGGGTTTCAGAGTTTGTCACTATGCTGGAGAG GTTCTCTATGATACAAACGGCTTCCTGGAAAAGAACAGAGATCCGCTGCATGTTGATCTTATCCAACTTTTATCATCAAGCAAATGTCAATTATTGAACCTGTTTTCTACTAAGATGCAACACAAGTCTAAGTCGGCAACCATTTCGGACTCCATGAATCAAAGTGTGATTACAAAGTTTAAG GGCCAACTTTTCAAGTTGATGAACAAGTTAGAAGACACCACTCCTCATTTTATTCGATGCATAAAGCCAAATTCAAAGCAGCTTCCTGGACTTTATGATGAGAATCATGTTCTACAACAACTTAGATGTTGTGGCGTTTTGGAGATTGTTAGAATATCAAGATCAGGATATCCTACACGGTTGACACATCAAGAGCTAGCAGTAAG ATATGGATTCATACTTCTGGCCACAAAATTCTCCCAGGATCCACTTAACACATCAACTGCTATTCTGAAACAATACAATCTTCCTCCTGAAATGTATCAAGTTGGTTATAGGAAAATATACCTCCGAACTGGACTA ATTGGCGTCcttgaggaaagaaaaaaatatgttttatgtgGCATACTTGGATTACAGAAGAAATTTCGTGGTTATAAGACTCGTGAATACTATCACAATATGAAGAATGCTGCAGTGATGCTTCAGTCAT ATATCCGCGGAGAACATGCCAGGAGAAACTACATTGTGGTCGGAGGATCAGCTATCGTTCCCCCAGCAACTATTGAAGAACTTGATGCAGTCATACACTTGCAATATG TGGTACGCAAATGGCTGGCTCGTAAACACTTAAATAGtataaaacagaagaaaaaatcatgcaatgaaaagaaaagaccGAGAAGAAAGTTAACGAGGAGGAATTCCAAAGATAAG GACCTTATTTTACAGCAGTTTCAGGTCCAACCTTGGGCTTTTGCTGATCTCCAGAGCCGGGTTCAGAAAGTTGAAGCAGCTATAATGCAGAAGGAAGATGAAAACACTGCATTGCAGGAGGAGTTGCAACGATTTGAGGAAAGATGGTTAGAGAACGAAACAAAAATGAAGTCAATGGAGGAAATATGGCAAAAACATATGTCGTCAATGCAG GTGAGTCTTGCAGCTGCTTGTAAGATTTTGGCTTCAAACAAAACTGCAAGTCATGGTAATGACTCAGAGGATACAATGTCCTTCGGAACTCCCACAAAAGAGCTTAAGGATAGCTTGAGTGACGCTAACAATCTTTCTACAGAATCTGATCAACGAAGCGTCATAATTAACGAAGATGCAAAGAGTCTTGTGGAGGTAGGATTAGAACCAGACTCGAGCTCAAACAGGACGCAGCACGCAGAAGAACTTAGGAGGCTGAAGTTAAGATTTGAGAAATGGAAGAAAGATTACAAAGCAAGACTAAGCGAGACAAAGACAAGGCTCCGGTTAAATGGTGTTGAACGTCGTCGTCGGAAATGGTGGTGCAAGAAAAGCTGTTGA